From the Cucurbita pepo subsp. pepo cultivar mu-cu-16 chromosome LG05, ASM280686v2, whole genome shotgun sequence genome, one window contains:
- the LOC111796161 gene encoding uncharacterized protein LOC111796161 yields MACLDMYNSDHHKSLHRRAPASPRISFSSDFVDIQQSLKHQERSAAAPAPVSSSSDFEFSVSNYSMMSADELFFEGRLLPFKDSHRTATTLREELLVEEEEEDDDVSNQRPSTGRWKGFLGLKKSHNASKKGGRNDGSSGSRNGEDGKRAFGWSPSSGTRANSSEVQNEEGSN; encoded by the exons ATGGCATGCTTAGACATGTATAACTCCGACCATCACAAGTCTCTCCACCGGCGAGCCCCGGCGAGCCCTCGAATCTCCTTCTCAAGCGACTTTGTCGACATCCAGCAATCCCTCAAACACCAAGAGCGGTCTGCGGCCGCCCCGGCCCCCGTCTCGTCGTCCTCCGACTTTGAATTCTCCGTCTCGAACTACTCCATGATGTCTGCGGATGAGCTGTTCTTTGAGGGTCGGCTTCTCCCCTTCAAGGACTCCCACAGGACGGCTACTACTCTTAGAGAAGAGCTTCTTgtggaggaagaggaagaagacgatgacgtgtCGAACCAGCGCCCTTCGACAGGGCGCTGGAAGGGGTTTCTTGGGTTGAAAAAGTCCCATAATGCCTCCAAGAAAGGTGGCAGAAACGATGGGTCGAGTGGGAGCCGCAATGGTGAGGATGGGAAACGAGCATTTGGTTGGTCTCCTTCATCTGGCACAAGAGCTAACTCGTCCGAG GTACAAAATGAAGAAggatcaaattga